The Mycobacterium sp. EPa45 genomic interval CGGGGAGTCGGTCTATCGGCGCTGCGCCGGGGACGACCACCATCACCATCTGGTGTGCCGCAGTTGCGGTGCGGCGGTGGAGGTCAGCGGCCGCGAAGTCGAAGCCTGGGCCGCGGAAGTGGCGCAACAGCATGGGTTTTCGGATGTGAGTCACACGATCGAGCTGTTCGGCACCTGCGGGCAGTGCCGGGGCTGACGGGCTCACCTCATCCGGCCTATAGGGTCGGTGCCCGCCCCTGCGCGACAATCCGCGGCGACTGCGACAGGCTTTCGCCAAAATTGAAGTCCCGCAGAGAAAGTTCGAGTAACCCGCTGCGTGGCGTCAATCTCACGACCGGGCTTGTCGCTCAGAGGCGGGCACCGGTCCTAGTCAACGACCGCGCGGCGGGCATCGGCCCCACCGGCCAGCACCATCAGCACCAGCGTCTGCATCGCCCGGTCGGCCAGGCCATCACCGGGGAAGTTGTACCGCAGCATCACGTCGCCCTTCTTGCCGGACTCGACCAACGTCACGGTCCCGAGCATCGTCGACTGCGCTTGTGCGGCAACACGTTTGCGTAAGCCGGCGTTCAGCGGCAAATCCCAGGCCAGCACCTGGGTCACCGACACCATCTCGATGTCTTCGGCGATGGTGACCGTCCGCAGCGAGGCGAACGTCCCTTCGTAGCGCACCGTGAGCGCACCATCGGGTTCCACCTCGACGGGCAGCACCGCGATCAACGCGTCGGCCAGGCGTGCGTTCAGATCCATCGGTCAGGCCCGGCCGAAACGCCGGTTGCGTTCGGCGTACTCCTCGCACGCCGCCCACAGGTCGCGCCGGTCGTAATCGGGCCACAGCTTGTCCTGGAACACGTACTCGGCATACGCGGCCTGCCACAGCATGAAGTTGCTCGCCCGCTGCTCCCCCGATGTCCTGATGAACAGGTCGACGTCGGGAATGTCGGGCCGGTGCAGGTGCTCGGCGAGCATGGCCTCGTTCACCCGTTCCGGGTCCACCCGGCCGGCCACCGCGTCGCGGGCGATTTGCTTTGCCGCTTCGGCGATTTCGGCCCGGCCGCCATAGTTCACGCAGTAGTTCACCGTGATGACGTTGTTGCCGACGGTCATGTTTTCGGCGATGTCGAATTCCTTGATCACGCTGCGCCACATCCGCGCCCGCGACCCCACCCAGCGCATGTTGACGCCCATGGCATCCAAATTTTCCCGCCGCCGGCGCACCACCTCGCGGTTAAAGCCCATCAGGAACCGGACCTCTTCGGTACTGCGCCGCCAATTCTCGGTGGAGAACGCATAGACCGACAGGTGCTGAATACCGATCTCGATGGCGCCGCAGGTGATGTCGATCAGCACCGCCTCGCCCATCTTGTGGCCTTCGGTGCGGTTCAACCCGCGCTGCGTGGCCCAACGTCCGTTGCCGTCCATCACGACAGCGACGTGCTTGGGCATCTGGTCGGCCGGGATGGCCGGCGGCACCGCCTTGGAGGTGTGCTGGGGTGGCCGGCGCGGGCCGCCGTCCGGCGCGGCCGGCAGCTCGGGAAACACGACCGGCCACACGGAGGTGTCCGGGAACACCGGGTAGTCGTCGGGCGCCGGGGGCAGTTGCGGAAAGGTCTCTTTCCGCCTGCGCTCAGCCCCCCGCCACGAGCTGGTCACCCGGTTCATCGCCATGGGCCTCATCCTGCCTGAACATCTCCTCACCGTGATTAGCGGCCCGCCGGTAGACCCGCTCCACCAGCGGCAAGGTGCGCAACTGGCGTTCCAGATGCCACTGCAGATGCGCGGCCACCAACCCGCTGGCGTGGCTGCGGTGCGACGGCGTCGAGGCCTCCGCGAGCTCCCAGTCGCCGTCGTGCAGCGCCGACATCAGATCCAGCACTGCCTGCGGCGGCGTGGTCGAACCGGATGGACGGCAATGCATGCAGACGCTGCCACCAGCGGCGATGTGGAACGCGCGGTGCGGGCCCGGCGCCGCGCAGCGGGCACACTCGGTCAGCGACGGCGCCCAGCCGGCGATCCCCATGGCCCGCAGCAGGTAGGCGTCCAAGACCAGCTCGCGGCTGCGCGTGCCGTCGGCCACCGCGCGCAACGCCCCGACCGTGAGCCGGTGCAGAGCCGGCGCCGGGGCGCGTTCCTCGCCGGCCAGCCGCTCGGCGGTCTCCAGGACCGCGCAGGCACTGGTGTAGCGGCCGTAGTCACTGACGATGTCGGTGGCGAACGCGTCGATCGACACCACCTGGGTGACGATGTCCAGGTTGCGACCTGGGTGCAGCTGGACGTCGATGTGAGCGAACGGCTCCAGCCGGGAACCGAATTTGCTGCGGGTCCGGCGCACACCCTTGGCAACCGCGCGGACCAGACCGTGGTCGCGGGTCAGCAGGGTGACAATGCGGTCGGCTTCACCGAGCTTGTGCTGGCGCAGCACGACCGCCCGATCCCGATACAGCCGCATTCGACAAGTTTCCCACCGCAATGCGACATAAGCGCGGACGCGCGCCGTTAGTCTCGACGTCGCCATGACAGCTCACGGGAGTTTGGGCAGCCCACCGCGGTTTCCGACCATCGGCGAGCAGCTCTATCAGTTGGCCAGCGGCACGGTTACGTCCGCCGAACTGGTCCGCCGGTCGCTGCGTGCGATCACCGCGAGCCAGTCCACCCTCAACGCCTTCCGGGTGGTGCTCACCGAGTCGGCGCTCGCCGAGGCCGCCGACGCCGATCGCCGTCGTGCCGCCGGGGAGCAGGCACCACTGCTGGGCGTTCCCATCGCGGTCAAAGACGACGTCGACATCGCGGGTGTACCGACCTTCTTTGGCACCGGTGGACGGGTCAGCCCGGCGACCGAGGACTCCGAGGTGGTCCGCCGACTGCGCGAAGCGGGTGCGGTGATCGTCGGCAAGACGAACTGCTGCGAGCTCGGTCAGTGGCCGTTCACCAGCGGCCCGGCCTTCGGCCACACCCGTAATCCGTGGTCGCGCAAGCACACTCCGGGCGGCTCGTCGGGCGGCAGCGCCGCCGCGGTCGCGGCCGGACTGGTCGCCGGGGCGATCGGCTCCGACGGCGCGGGCAGCGTCCGGGTGCCCGCCGCGTGGACCCACCTCGTCGGGATCAAGCCGCAGCGTGGCCGCATTTCGACCTGGCCGGTGCGCGACCCGTTCAATGGCATCACCGTCAACGGCGTGCTGGCGCGCACGGTGGCTGACGCTGCGCTCCTCCTCGACGCCGTCTCCGGCAACCACGAGGACGACCTGTTCAAGCCGCCCCCGGTACGGATGTCGGACTCCGTCGGCGCCGCCCCCGGGCCGTTGAGGATCGCGCTGTCCACGCGGTTTCCGTTCACCTTCTTCAGCGCCAAGCTGCATCCGGAGATCCGCGTCGCGCTGAGCGGGGTCGCCGAGCAACTCGGCATGCTCGGCCACACCGTGATGGAAGGAAACCCCAACTACGGCCTACGGCTGCCGCTGACGTTCCTGCCCCGCTCCACCGCCGGGCTGCTGGAGTGGGCCGACCGCCTCGGCGACGACGTCGTCTTCGATCCCCGCACCGAGTCGAACATGCGGATGGGCCGGCTGCTGTCGGGGGCAATGCTGCGCCGCGCCCGGGCCAGCGAGCCGAGACTGCACCGCCGCGTCGGGGAGATCTTCCGCTCCGTCGATGTGGTGCTGGCGCCGACGACCGCACAGCCGCCTCCACCGGCCCGCAGATTCGACGAACTGGGGCCGATCGGCACCGACCGCGCGATGATCGCGGCCTGCCCGGTCACGTTCCCGTGGAATCTGTTGGGCTGGCCGTCGATCAGCGTCCCGGCCGGTTTCACCTCCGACGGTCTGCCGATCGGCGTGCAGCTGATGGGCCCGGCCAACAGCGAACCGCTGCTGATCTCACTGGCCGCCGAGCTGGAGGCCATCAACGGCTGGGCCAACAAGCAGCCCGAGATCTGGTGGAACACGCCGGTGCCGACCGACTCCATATGAACGTCGTTGTGCTGCAATCTATTCAGTCAAGTAGCGCTGCAGCGTAGGACCGATCCAGTCGACGACCTCTTGACCTGTCATGGCCGCGAGCGGCGGGAACGCCAGCACGTACCGGCACAGCGCCATTCCGAGCACCTGCGACGCTGCCAATCCAGCCCGCACCGGCGTATCGGGCGTGTCCCCGGTCGCCTTGGCCACCACCGGGCCTAGTTGTGTCGCAAAGATCGTCCGCATCCGTTCCGCCACAGCCTCATTGGTGACGCCCACACGAAGCAGGATGAGCAGTGCTTCATCGCGTTCCCAGCGCTCGACGAAGTGAGCCGCAAGGGCGGCCCCAAGCCCGGCCACGGGCACATCGGTGAGATCGGGAAGCTCGAGGTCGAATTCTGCGGCCGCCCCGAACAGCGCCTCTTTGTTACCGAAATAGCGCATCACCATCGACGGATCGATGCCGGCGTCTGCGGCGATACCCCGGATCGTGGCCCTGTCGTAGCCGTCGGCGGCGAAGCGCTCGCGGGCCGCCGCGAGGATCACCGCCTTCGTTTCGGTCGCGGAGCGTCTCATGCCAACGATTGTAGGCCAACGCGCGTTGACATCGTGGCGCACCGGCGATAACGTTTTGTCAACGGCCGTTGGCCAACAGATGTTGACAAGGAGGCATCATGCAGATTTCCCAAACTGACGTGCTCGTCGTCGGTGCTGGACCGGCCGGACTGACCGCCGCCATCGTGCTGTCCCAATACGGCCGCCAGGTGACCGTGGTGGACAGCCAAGCCGAGGGTGCGAACACCTCCCGCGCCGCAGTGGTTCACCCGCACACGTTGGAGTTACTCGAACCGTATGGCGTCACCGATAAGTTGGTGCAGCGCGGCGTGCACACCCCGACGTTCGCCATTCGCGACCGGGACACCCTGCTGATCACCGTGCCGTTCGACCAACTACCCACCCGCTTTCCGTACACGCTGATGATTTCGCAGGCCGAAACCGAGGCCTTTCTGCTGCAGCGCCTCGAAGAATTGGGCGCGAAGGTGCTCCGGCCGAGGACCGTCACCGGGATTCGGCAGGACCGGAACGGCGCCGAGGTCAGCTTCGCCGACGGGCATCGCATCCGCGCGCGCTACGTCATCGGCGCCGACGGTATGAACAGCACAGTGCGGGAGCAGGCCGGCATCGCCTTCGTCGGCGGCACCTACGACGAGTCCTTCACCCTCGCGGATGTGCGGCTCTCCGGCGGGGTCCCCGCCAACGAGGTAACCCTGTACTTCTCCCCCGCAGGTCTGGTCGTCGTGGCCCCGCTGCCCGATGGGCGGTACCGCATAGTCGCCACCGTCGACGAGGCGCCGCAGCATCCCGATCTCGGGTTCGTCCAGCACTTGTTGGACGAACGTGGACCGAAGGCACACCCGGCCGTGGTTGAGGAGGTGGTGTGGGGTTCTCGCTTCCGGGTGCATCACCGTATCGCTGAGTCCTTCCGCGACCGCGCCATTGTGCTGGCCGGGGACGCGGGCCATGTGCACTCGCCCGCGGGCGGTCAGGGGATGAATTTGGGGATCGAGGACGCCGTCCTGCTTGGCGAATGCCTGTCGCGCGTGCTCGCTGGAGAATCCGACAGCTTGCTCGACGACTATGCGCTCAGCCGGCGCCGTAGCGCCGAACGCGTCGTCGCGCTGGCAGGCCGGCTGACGGAGTTGGCCATCGCTTCTCCGCGACGCAGGCCGATCCGGAATGTGGTGATGCGGCTCGCCGGGAAAGTGCCCATGGTGCGGCGCGCGCTGGCGATGCAGCTGTCAGGTCTGGACCGGCGCCGGGATGCCTGACGCCTAACCGCTAAAACCCAAGGCGGCCAAGCTGTTTGGGATCGCGCTGCCAATTCTTGGCGATCTTGACGCGCAGATCGAGATACACCTTGGTGCCGAGCAGCTTCTCGATCTGCGTGCGGGCCACCGTCCCCACCTCTTTCAGGCGGGCGCCCCCCTTGCCGATGACGATGCCCTTCTGGCTGTCCCGCTCGACATACAACACGGCGTGCACGTCGATCAAGGGATCATCGGCCGGGCGCCCGGTCCGTTCCTCGACCTCCTCGATCACCACCGCCAGCGAGTGCGGCAACTCGTCGCGCACACCTTCAAGCGCGGCCTCGCGGATGAGCTCGGCCATCAGTACTTCTTCGGGTTCATCGGTGAGCTCACCGTCGGGGTAGAACGCCGGGCCGGGCGGCAACTGGGCCGCCAGCAGGTCGATGAGGACGTCGACCTGGTCCCCTCGTGTCGCCGACACCGGGACGATCTCGGCTGCGGTGTCACCAACGAGCTGGTGAACCGCGATCAGCTGTGCGGCGACCCGATCCTTGGCCACCTTGTCGATCTTGGTGACAATGACGACGAGCGTGGTGCGAGGCGCGACGTCCCGAATCTGTTCGTAGATCCACCGGTCGCCGGGCCCGATGTTCTCGTCGGCGGGGATGCACAGCCCGATGACGTCGACTTCGGAGTAGGTGTCACGGACCAGGTCGTTGAGCCGCTTGCCCAGCAGGGTGCGCGGGCGGTGCAGTCCCGGGGTGTCGACCAGGACGATCTGGAAGTCGGGCCGGTGCACGATGCCGCGGATGGTGTGCCGGGTGGTCTGCGGCTGGTCGGCGGTGATCGCCACCTTGGCGCCCACCAGGGCGTTGGTCAGCGTGGACTTCCCGGTGTTGGGCCGGCCGACCAGACAGACGAAGCCGGAACGGAATTCGCTCATCTCAGCGCCCCGCAGCGATCGGTGATGATGATCGCCGCGTCCGGAGACAGTTCCTTCACCGCTGCCAGACCGCCGTCATCGGCTGATCCGCCGACCAGCACGGCTGCCTCGAAACCCGTTGCCCCACTGGAGACTGCGGCGGCGACCGCGGCTTGCAGGCCGGTCAGTCGCAATGCCGACAGGGCGACCGGGGCGCCGGCGTAGGTGCGGCCGTCGAGGTCGCGTACCGCGGCACCCTCGGAAGTTTCAGCGCGCCCCATCGCGCCACGCGCGAGCACCACCAGCTTGGCGTCTTCGTCCTCGAGCGCGTCACTCATCCTCGTCGCTTCCTTCCCGCTCGGTCCGGCTGACCAGCACCGTGCCGATACGGAGCCGGCCTCGGTGGTCCCGGCCACCCTCGGCCTGCAGCCGTAGCCCGTGGGAGACGACCTCGGCCCCGGGCAGCGGCACCCTGCCGAGTTCGAGGGCCAGAAGACCGCCAACGGTGTCGACGTCGAGGTCCTCCTCGAATTCGACGTTGTACAGCTCGCCGACGTCCTCGATCGGCAATCGGGCCGAGACCCGAAACTTGTTGTCGTCCAATTCCTCGACGGGCGCCACCTCGCGGGTGTCGTACTCGTCGGCGATCTCGCCGACGATCTCTTCGAGGACGTCCTCGATGGTGACCAGGCCCGCGATAGCGCCGTACTCGTCGACCAGCAAAGCCATGTGGTTGCGGTCGCGCTGCATCTCGCGCAGCAGCTCATCGAGCGGTTTGGAGTCCGGAACGAACACCGCGGGGCGCATGATGTCGGCCACCTTGGTGCCGCGGCCGCTGTCGGCCGAGTAATAGGTCCGCTGGACAAGGTCTTTGAGGTAAACCACGCCCACGACGTCGTCGACATTCTCCCCGATCACCGGGATCCGCGAGTAGCCACTGCGCACCGCCAGAGACGTCGCCTGGCTGGCCGACTTGTCGTTCTCGATCCACACCATTTCGGTGCGCGGGACCATCACCTCACGCGCCGGGGTGTCACCGAGTTCGAAGACCGATTGGATCATCCGGCGTTCGTCGTCGGCCACCACACCGCGCTGCTGCGCCAGATCGACCACCTCACGCAGCTCGATCTCGGAGGCGAACGGTCCGTTGCGGAAGCCCCGGCCCGGAGTGAGCGCGTTGCCGATCACGATGAGCAACCTGCTGATCGGAGTGAGGAGCACCGAAATGGCTTGCAGCGGAACCGCCGACGCCAATGCGATCACGTAGGCGTTCTGCCTGCCGATGGTCCGCGGTCCCACGCCCATGGCGACGAAGCTCGCGACCGTCATGATCGCCGCCGCGACGACCAGCCCCCATTTCAGGCCGAGGTCATCCCACAGGAAGGCGACCAGCAGCACGGTCGCGGCGGCCTCGCACGCAATACGCAGCAGGACAACGAGATTGATGTAGCGTGGGCGCTCGGCCATGACCCTGGCCAATCGCAGCGCACCGGGCCGCTCGTCGCGCACCAATTCCTCGACCCGGGCCACCGACACCGTGCTGATCGCTGCGTCGATCGCGGCGAACAGACCGCCCAGCCCAACCAGCGCGATGGCGCCGAGCAGCGCACTCCATCCGGTCACGGTTGGTCGAAATACCGTGACTTGTCGAGCAGTCGCCGGTCCTTCTCGTTCTGCCGATCCTGGTGATACGCCTCGACCTGCTCGGCCACCCACTCCTCGAGGAGCTTGCGCTGCAGGTCGAACATTTCCTTTTCCTCGGCCGGCTCGGCGTGGTCGTACCCCAGCAGGTGCAGCACGCCGTGCACGGTGAGCAGCGCCAGCTCCTGACCGAGGCTGTGCCCGGCGGAGGCCGCCTGGTCGGCGGCGAACTGCGGGCACAGCACGATGTCACCGAGCATCGACGGCCCCGGCTCGGGCGCGTCCGGGCGTCCGCCGGGCTCGAGCTCGTCCATCGGGAAGCTCATCACGTCGGTGGGGCCGGGCAGGTCCATCCACCGCATGTGCAGATCGGCCATCGCGTTGGTGTCCAGCAACACCATCGACAGCTCGGCGGCCGGGTTGACGTCCATACGACGGATCACAAAACGCGCGACGCTGATCAGTTCCTCTTCGGAAACGTCGAGGCCGGATTCGTTGGAAACCTCGATAGTCATCTGACCCCTACCGCCGCGTCGAGCGGCGCTGGGAGCGATTCATCAGCGCGGGCTGCTCGGCCTTGGCGTACGCATCGACGATCTCCGACACCAGGCGGTGGCGCACCACGTCGGCGCTGGTGAGTTCGGCGAAGTGGATGTCATCGATGCCGTCGAGAACATCCATCGCCGC includes:
- a CDS encoding decaprenyl diphosphate synthase, producing the protein MNRVTSSWRGAERRRKETFPQLPPAPDDYPVFPDTSVWPVVFPELPAAPDGGPRRPPQHTSKAVPPAIPADQMPKHVAVVMDGNGRWATQRGLNRTEGHKMGEAVLIDITCGAIEIGIQHLSVYAFSTENWRRSTEEVRFLMGFNREVVRRRRENLDAMGVNMRWVGSRARMWRSVIKEFDIAENMTVGNNVITVNYCVNYGGRAEIAEAAKQIARDAVAGRVDPERVNEAMLAEHLHRPDIPDVDLFIRTSGEQRASNFMLWQAAYAEYVFQDKLWPDYDRRDLWAACEEYAERNRRFGRA
- the recO gene encoding DNA repair protein RecO gives rise to the protein MRLYRDRAVVLRQHKLGEADRIVTLLTRDHGLVRAVAKGVRRTRSKFGSRLEPFAHIDVQLHPGRNLDIVTQVVSIDAFATDIVSDYGRYTSACAVLETAERLAGEERAPAPALHRLTVGALRAVADGTRSRELVLDAYLLRAMGIAGWAPSLTECARCAAPGPHRAFHIAAGGSVCMHCRPSGSTTPPQAVLDLMSALHDGDWELAEASTPSHRSHASGLVAAHLQWHLERQLRTLPLVERVYRRAANHGEEMFRQDEAHGDEPGDQLVAGG
- a CDS encoding amidase, with translation MTAHGSLGSPPRFPTIGEQLYQLASGTVTSAELVRRSLRAITASQSTLNAFRVVLTESALAEAADADRRRAAGEQAPLLGVPIAVKDDVDIAGVPTFFGTGGRVSPATEDSEVVRRLREAGAVIVGKTNCCELGQWPFTSGPAFGHTRNPWSRKHTPGGSSGGSAAAVAAGLVAGAIGSDGAGSVRVPAAWTHLVGIKPQRGRISTWPVRDPFNGITVNGVLARTVADAALLLDAVSGNHEDDLFKPPPVRMSDSVGAAPGPLRIALSTRFPFTFFSAKLHPEIRVALSGVAEQLGMLGHTVMEGNPNYGLRLPLTFLPRSTAGLLEWADRLGDDVVFDPRTESNMRMGRLLSGAMLRRARASEPRLHRRVGEIFRSVDVVLAPTTAQPPPPARRFDELGPIGTDRAMIAACPVTFPWNLLGWPSISVPAGFTSDGLPIGVQLMGPANSEPLLISLAAELEAINGWANKQPEIWWNTPVPTDSI
- a CDS encoding TetR/AcrR family transcriptional regulator, giving the protein MRRSATETKAVILAAARERFAADGYDRATIRGIAADAGIDPSMVMRYFGNKEALFGAAAEFDLELPDLTDVPVAGLGAALAAHFVERWERDEALLILLRVGVTNEAVAERMRTIFATQLGPVVAKATGDTPDTPVRAGLAASQVLGMALCRYVLAFPPLAAMTGQEVVDWIGPTLQRYLTE
- a CDS encoding NAD(P)/FAD-dependent oxidoreductase; this encodes MQISQTDVLVVGAGPAGLTAAIVLSQYGRQVTVVDSQAEGANTSRAAVVHPHTLELLEPYGVTDKLVQRGVHTPTFAIRDRDTLLITVPFDQLPTRFPYTLMISQAETEAFLLQRLEELGAKVLRPRTVTGIRQDRNGAEVSFADGHRIRARYVIGADGMNSTVREQAGIAFVGGTYDESFTLADVRLSGGVPANEVTLYFSPAGLVVVAPLPDGRYRIVATVDEAPQHPDLGFVQHLLDERGPKAHPAVVEEVVWGSRFRVHHRIAESFRDRAIVLAGDAGHVHSPAGGQGMNLGIEDAVLLGECLSRVLAGESDSLLDDYALSRRRSAERVVALAGRLTELAIASPRRRPIRNVVMRLAGKVPMVRRALAMQLSGLDRRRDA
- the era gene encoding GTPase Era, whose translation is MSEFRSGFVCLVGRPNTGKSTLTNALVGAKVAITADQPQTTRHTIRGIVHRPDFQIVLVDTPGLHRPRTLLGKRLNDLVRDTYSEVDVIGLCIPADENIGPGDRWIYEQIRDVAPRTTLVVIVTKIDKVAKDRVAAQLIAVHQLVGDTAAEIVPVSATRGDQVDVLIDLLAAQLPPGPAFYPDGELTDEPEEVLMAELIREAALEGVRDELPHSLAVVIEEVEERTGRPADDPLIDVHAVLYVERDSQKGIVIGKGGARLKEVGTVARTQIEKLLGTKVYLDLRVKIAKNWQRDPKQLGRLGF
- a CDS encoding hemolysin family protein → MTGWSALLGAIALVGLGGLFAAIDAAISTVSVARVEELVRDERPGALRLARVMAERPRYINLVVLLRIACEAAATVLLVAFLWDDLGLKWGLVVAAAIMTVASFVAMGVGPRTIGRQNAYVIALASAVPLQAISVLLTPISRLLIVIGNALTPGRGFRNGPFASEIELREVVDLAQQRGVVADDERRMIQSVFELGDTPAREVMVPRTEMVWIENDKSASQATSLAVRSGYSRIPVIGENVDDVVGVVYLKDLVQRTYYSADSGRGTKVADIMRPAVFVPDSKPLDELLREMQRDRNHMALLVDEYGAIAGLVTIEDVLEEIVGEIADEYDTREVAPVEELDDNKFRVSARLPIEDVGELYNVEFEEDLDVDTVGGLLALELGRVPLPGAEVVSHGLRLQAEGGRDHRGRLRIGTVLVSRTEREGSDEDE
- the ybeY gene encoding rRNA maturation RNase YbeY, translating into MTIEVSNESGLDVSEEELISVARFVIRRMDVNPAAELSMVLLDTNAMADLHMRWMDLPGPTDVMSFPMDELEPGGRPDAPEPGPSMLGDIVLCPQFAADQAASAGHSLGQELALLTVHGVLHLLGYDHAEPAEEKEMFDLQRKLLEEWVAEQVEAYHQDRQNEKDRRLLDKSRYFDQP